In the Populus trichocarpa isolate Nisqually-1 chromosome 8, P.trichocarpa_v4.1, whole genome shotgun sequence genome, GCAGTAGTGTACGTCAAAGATTCGGCAGGACATGGGTTGGTGTTCAGCAGGAATCCTAACTTGGACAATGGACAATCCAAGGCATGCAGACACCTATTCTGGCAGTATGGAAGTTGGCAGAAGGGACACTTGGCTTGTTGGGTGGCAGGCTATGGAAGAAGCACCAGTTTAGGGCAGTTTTCGGTAGTTTTCTAGGAGGCCAAACTGACCAAACATGGCCCATGTCTTGGGAGACAATTTTGATGTAATATTCCATGTAAATGGTTGTACATAAGTGTGTAGCATGCAATGTTCTGAAACAGAATActtgtgcatagcacacacaCTAACGGACTTGTGTATACCCTTTATTGACGAGACTAATAAAGGTTGGGAGTGTTTTCTTGTAAGATCTTGTGTGCTTGGTTCTGTGCATCGTCACTTGTGTATTTCACTTGTCTACGTAACGGGAGAGAGTGTGGGAAACCTCCTGGTGAGGAAAACACTTAGTTGTTAGGCAAACACGAGTAAATCGATGAGGGAAAGGTTAAGTCTAATGAAACTAGACTATCGCGTTAGGTTTGTTTTTGAGATGAAAATTTGAGCCCGTGACAAAAAGTACATCACCATTATGATCACCTTTAGAGTAAAACTAATGTCGTTCTCTGGTTATGCTGGAGGGATTTCTCAATCTTTGGATAATGGCACTAAGCTTAATACACTTAGGAAATCCCATAATAGAGAATGACCTTCAGAGGAACAAAGCTCTATTCAATCCACGGATAAAGAATGACCTTAAAACGAAAGAGCTCTATTCAATGTCGTTCTCTTCctgtatgtttttatttttatgtatataaaattaaggatATAGTGTCCGAAAACCTTTcatgttgttacccatttttgggttcccatacaaaaaataaaaaatataaaaaatacatatataataataataataataataataataataattattattattattatttggaaggaatccaaaaaaataataggagtgaAAAAAGGATGCTGGAACGCCCATAAAATGGctagaaattggttgaggaggttcgaaaatacatgaattgaaatttaatagtATATTTGTAACTGGTGAGAGCCTtattgacaaggaaaattcagtttgaggaagaaaagttcaaaatcagatgtttatggactcaattaaattttttctaaggtttaattgaatttatggagggtttgattgtaagaaaaattgatttttaagtcaatttaggtttttattgaaagaaattaaagttctggggtctaattataattttaaagagttgatttggtcaaatcaggggcttaattgcataattattgaagtttgatggccaaatagggacttgattgaaacaatccgaaaccaaggatcaaattgaaaaaggcgctaaaatcaagggatccaattacaatttttccctgggcttgattacaaaattataaaaacatccAAGAACCAAGTCAGAAATatccatttaaaatttaaaacatccATTAAGTTTGGTTTTAACAGACCAAAAGCCAAATGGAGTTCTatcataaacttttaaaaaaaaacaacttaatttttgagtttttttccaTACTAGtatagctcttttttttttggattaacaTAGTTGAAGTGGTTGCGCAAATATAATCCACGCTACTTGAGACTAacatatatcaaatataaaattgagggaccaaatgaATATatgaacctaaaaaaaaatgaagttttttatttttttgacatgtgAGACCTATGTCTTAAGTTGAGACAGTGAGACCTATGCAATtaattgatgatatatataaatatatatatatatatatatatatatatatatagcaaattattaaaaataccaaataacTCTTTAACTAGATTTTCACCCCACTATATATGTTGTGAgttggatatttttttctaacctttaaaaatataataatatttgaaagtaaaaaactcaatgcacttttaaaatattgaattgatgatatatttattttaaaaaataattgagacgGCAACACACTGGATCGACCTGGACTAAACATGGTTAACTTGTGAAACTCGCGATCCGGAGCACGAGACCGTGAAAACCCCATGGAACCTAAATCGAAATAAAATAGAGAGCTcaatttcaatcaatcaaatattaaaagttgaaaatgaaaaaaaaattattcaattaaaaaaaagcaactagatttaacaaagaatgagaaataaaaagatctGAGATTAccccaattatttttaaaattattaaaaattcctatagaaaacaaataaaaaaatttaatagagctcaatctctaattaaattaaatgttgaagaatgaaactgaaaaaaaaaacatgagcttaaaaaaaataaacccaaacGAATCTCCTAAACCTAGGTTAATGTCCCAAATTCTCAACTCGTTAAATCCTAGATTTAGGCTCAACCAAGAAGCCCAAAACAATGTTAAAGTATGAAatcagaaatatatatatatatatatatatatatatatatatatatatatatatatatatatatatatcaattttaaaaacttgtcaaggtaaaaaaacataacaataaaaaatggaggataaaatcacaaaaaaaatctcaaataaaataaataataatcaaaagaatgagaatcaaatctaataaattaaaatattaaaagggtatgaaattgaaaacaaatttcaattctataaaataattcaaataaaaaaaatataaattgtacTTAGCTCTGCTTTAGAACCTACGGAtaactttaaatcatttaaagttgATGTTATTTACAAGTTTGCTGAGAAATTTTATCCTGAAGATTTCAATGAACAAGAAATGTATTATTTGAGATCTCAGCTAGAGCATTATCAGATTGATGTGATTCATCATAAGAGCTTTCAGAATATGTCTACTATTTCTAAATTATGTTGAGGATGAGCTGAAACAAATAAGTCACAGcactatcatttgattgacaAGCTGATCCGTCTTATTTTGACTTTGTTTGTTTCCACTGCCACTACAGAACAGACATTTTCAACtatgaaaaatgttaaaaatgtgCTTCCcaataaaatgaaagaggagTTTTTAGCGGATTCTATGATGATTTACATTAAACGAGAGTTTGTTGAAGATATTGATTCAGATTCGATCATAGATGTAAATCATCATAGAATCCGCTAagaactcattttttattttattgcgaAGCACAGTTTTAACATATTTCATAGCTGatagtgtattttatttttatttttatttttatgtactttaaattttattttttttaatattttgtgttacgtatttgaattgaaactttattgttaacttgataaatttatatatacaacTTAATGATTGAtcctaaaaaatagtttatatatatttgtattgtaGTCCAGGACAGAAAAAATTTCTGGCTTCACCCTTTATTTATCCAGTGCTGTGACACTTCAAAACTTATTAATAACCTCCAGGTTTAACTTAGATCCTTGAGTTGCAAAACATCAAATATATTGGATGGCGCCACCTAAAATCTGAAATCTTATTAACAAGCTCAGGGAAAGTCAGGGTTTAGCTCcgatcttaaagaaaaaaaatctgtgtGCAACAAAAAATCTGTGTTATCTAGCATGTAGAGGGTTCTGAGCTTCATCCTCAAATTAATGAAGCTtccgatgtttttttttttttttcctttcaaagccttgtttgtttttcaattctctGCTGATGATGCCAGGAGTTTGGTCCATTTCATctactacttttattttctcacaAGCACACCATTTTGCAGAAAGAATTTCAATTCTGAGGTAAAAGGTAGATCAGTATAATCTATTTATACGTTGTATAGAGTCCATTGCTTAAAGCTTATCAGATCTAAACATGCATCTTATTAGTTTCAAGGTTACACTTCAATCGTTAGCAGATCACAAGATTAGTAATCGAATTATACAACGAGTATGAATTGAGGTCTAAGCAGATTAGCTAGcgttaaaataaaacataggaTTGATTGGTTGGTGTTGGCCGTTACTCCTAACGCTGGTCTTCCCAATTGGGctctaatattgaaaatatgtaCTGGATTTCTGGACAGGGGTGAATGAAAGGTAGACCCTGTTACCATGTGAAGAGACAGGGTTCATTTGCTGATTTGGTTTCTACTGGTTCGAGTGTTCATAAAATGcaagatagagaaaggattctGCTTGCAACACCTGTGGTTCTTTAATCTGATCAGAATTACTAGAAAATATTGATGAATAGCCTGGAGATCGACCATAACAAAAACTATCAGTTCATTCCATTTACTTGCTAACAAGAACTTGTTCCTTGCAATCCTGACCAGTATATTGTCAAAACCAGCTTTTACGTTCACCTTGTGTAAAAAGACATGCAGCAATTACCTGCAGAACCCCTCTTCTTTTCCTGATCTGAACGAGAGACGCAAAGAGATGTAGAAATAggtaacattttatttatacagTAAGAAACGAAAAcgaaaatggaaatggaaaatgTACAGCTTCAAGACCACTATGCTAGCAAACAACTGCAGTTGCACACTTACAGGTGTACATAAATACGTTCATGTGAATTACTGGGCCTCAATTGTGTTTAAATTGCTAGCACCATCAGCTGTCGTATTGATCTTAGTTTCAGAGTCTCGAAGAGAAGCAGAGTCAATGCTTTTGGTTCTTTGAAGGCTCGGGGCACGGTGTAACCTGCACCGGAAAGAACCAGCATGGGAGGTTGGAGAGCATAGGCAATTGCTCTTTGTAGCGCTTGACTGTCTTTGAAGCCCAGAAGTAAACTTTGTGCCACCACTCGACATTCTTTCAGTCTCTGATGGAATCTCTACCTTCATGACCTTGTTGAATATCTGCCCTCTCTCCATGCTTTTAGGTCCCGCAACCTGAGACTTGAGTCAATGCCATATGAACATAAGAAGGTAACAAGACTTGATATAAATAATTCAGGACTGGTATATATTGACCTatcaaacaaaaactataaacgAAATACTGAATATCTTGAACCACCGAAGGATATCCTGATTATATGGCCATGAAAGTTCTATCAACGAACTTCTTGTTGCGTGAGCCTTTATTTACCTCCAAGTGAAAGATTGAAGATCGATTGAGATTTGGAAGATGCTGGGAGATTGAAATGGATAAAGATAAGAAAGGTGATGGGCTATGGATTGTGTTTGAAACCTGTAGAAGGATATGATATGTCTCTCTATATCATTTCACGGGAGCGCTAAACATCACCATCAACGTCCCACCTGCAGTTACTATAACTTTTGATAATGCTTCAACCACTCCGTAAAAGAAAATACCATCAATAGGACCCCGTCTTTCCCCCCATAGGTGAATCTCCTTCTTATCCTCATCCACTTTCTGTTTACTTTGAATCGCGATTCATGCCGCTGAAAAATCTCTTTGAGGGTCCCCCATTATCATGGCAGATATTCTCGTGGATGTCAATTATCTTATCTCTTTTACTAGAAGTCTAGAACCCATTTATGATTCATGTACCACTGTTGAATGTTGATGTATGGGAGGATATGCTTGTATGCAGTGCTCTTTTTTCGCCTTTGCTTAGACTTTCGTAGATGGAAACAATacagatagaaaaaaaaaaagaattggctATATTTCACACTTTcttactaatttttttctctctaatgtAGCTTGCTTCTTTTAAGGGTTTACGATAAACTAATCTTTTTACGAGcaagaaaaatcagaattttaaataaaataaaaaacacaccataaaatttaaaattaagataaaaatataaaaaattaaaggataataataaaattaactcaaacAATAACTTTCCAGAGCTTTGCTAGTTACCATCACATTGTTCGTTTGGCACGAATATCTCACTTCTTAAGATTAGCTTTATATATCCCACTGGTTTATCTACGAATATGCTAGACTTTCTGTATAATCTATCAGTAGCATGTCCAAAACAAAATGTCCAGAACTATCAGATGAGCTAGCCTACATCAAGAACTTATCTTTTACTCTTGTATCTATAAGATATGTTGAGACTGTTCAAATAAGGTGTGATATGGTTTTTGCAGCTGCATCAGGATACCAGGCTTGAGGACTATAGATAGTATAGAAATTGGCACTTGGTGGAGCCGACAGAAATGGAGGGCCACCATTCTTGCGGTTCTAAGAAGGAACGTATCGGAATTTCTAGGTAATAATAGCACCATGAACTCTCATATTACAGATTTGATATGGCCTCTATCATTTCTCCTTGGAGGGAATGACATATTGCATTGTGAAAAGAACTTACTGAAATTCCCAGTTCTGAACCAAATTAGCTTCAATTGTGGAACTCTTATGTATTCTTGAGAGGGATCTCATGAGAAGCAAGCAGGCTATGAAACTCATAAAAGGAGACCAGTTCTGATCTAGTAGGGAGTGTGGCAACTCTATTTCGAACTTCATctggaaattgatgaaaaataattgcaCTAAACTCAGTAGAAAAGAGAGGTTTACCAACAGCTGCTAATTCACCAGAGATTGATTTCATCGTACAAAATATTGAGAAACTAAAAGATCATTCTTAGGAGCCTTCTACAACTGAATATGCAGCTGACATGCATTGCCTCGTGTAGGACATTGAAACAACGACAGCCTCTAAGGCTTTCCATATAGTAAATGAAGAAGTGGGTCCAACCATAAAACTTCCTCAGAAAGGGAAGAAAGCAGGCAAGACATGAGAGTCTGATCGTGTTGAAACCAAGCATCAAGTGCGAGATTTGATTCAGAAATAGAAGTTGCAGAGTTCAGGATTCCTCATACCGAtgccattaattaataaaactagtGAGTTTTTTGATGTTGAGGATAGGAACAAATTAGGTTAACGTTTTCGAggttaaataatttgaaaaaatgtGGAGGTGAGTTTGATGCAAAACGAATAATGGGGTTGAAAGGTAAGttaggtggaggaggaggaagaaggaaGAACATGAGCGGAAAAAGAAGTAACCATCCAATAGCTTTGATATCAAGTTGAAAACAAGATAGAAGATGAATTAAGTTGGAAGTTTCTATATAAAATGTATTCCAAGAGAtcaatctaaaattaattttaaagttttattttacaacttatttttgttatatgataTTAAAGTTTGAATTACTGTGATCAGGAATTTCAATCACACTacactattttatttaattaaattaatcaaattaaacacatataatactaatataaaattattctataaaaaacacacatatattaaaagaaaaactaaaaataattagacaTGTATTACAGATTAATTATGAGAGAGATCCTTGTTGATTCACACAGtaacttctcttcttcttctttttgttttagattttttttttatcttggttgctcaattttttttaatatttagtcctttaatattatattgatttggGATTATTCTtgatagttttatatatatataatcttgtaTTGGAGTAATTAAGTTAACAAAGAATCAGAATAAAATAATGGTAAGCTTGCtaaaatttcaaactaaaacaactTTCATTTTAGAGTAAGTCagaaaacttaataaaaacttTCATGGAGTTGCACGATCAATTCGTACAAAGCCCCCTGAAGTATTGTCTCTTTTGATTTACACCTcttgaagattttttatatttcaatagtaaaactatatatatattgttcgtATAAATTTCCACTTTTTTCATTAggttttgttaataaatctattaaaaacacatgaaactcacatgcatggaaaaaaaaagggttaagataattaacaaataaatattaaaaaacattacgCAATATGAAATGCAAAAGGCAAGAAGaaatttttacattaaaaatactgataatataataagggaaagtgattttgatttgaaggttgatattttttttacttttttaaatgagaGTTTTCTATTTTCgtaataaataactttttaacgATTTACATCCgatttgatttcttcttttactGTGAGGTTGTGGGATAGTACATGGAGTAACACCAATAATTGATAGTTAATGTTGCTCGAAGAATTACCAACTATTTTACTCACATTCCGTTACAAataagatgtttttttcttttataaaaaaaattatacatgcaagtttttttatatatttttatataaaaaaattatagataaattaaaataatatttttaaaaattaaatatacacaacaccatcaaaaaataatctttattcAAAATAGGTtaaataagcaaaaacaaatacatagttgagagatattaattgaaatataaatttaaaatttattttaaaaaaagatgtataaaaaaaagatattagtaagtaggaaaaaaaaaggaatattagaaaaaataataatagttcaGTTGTTATGGCttaattcatcaaatccatgacCCAAACCATGAACTCAATCGAGCTTGATATTTTAttcctttaaatttataatcaatctaaaaaatgatggtaaaaaaaaatcaagactcgCGAGCCTATGCCCAACATAACTGGGCCACTGAAATGAAGAGCCTAAAAGCACTGGTGGGCCTTCACagtcttgggttttttttgtttttttaaaagggatgGAAGACCtttttctgaagaaaaaaaaagcaaacagcATGTCATCTGC is a window encoding:
- the LOC7473211 gene encoding uncharacterized protein LOC7473211, giving the protein MERGQIFNKVMKVEIPSETERMSSGGTKFTSGLQRQSSATKSNCLCSPTSHAGSFRCRLHRAPSLQRTKSIDSASLRDSETKINTTADGASNLNTIEAQ